Proteins found in one Maridesulfovibrio sp. genomic segment:
- the ispD gene encoding 2-C-methyl-D-erythritol 4-phosphate cytidylyltransferase: protein MSKSGEVWAILLAAGSGTRLAEAVGGVKKQFLEWKGFPLFWHSAVTFSLTPAVSGIVFVFPPDQVEEMKEVVAGLDGADSLGMRFKITAGGKRRQDSVFNGLNELPSGCTHVLVHDSARPFASVKMVSGIIDRLQSGEDAVIPAIEVTDTIKEVVDGVVEKTLMRSRLKAVQTPQGFDLATLYAAHKQAEEEGWDVTDDASMVEMAGKDVYICEGEEGNLKMTNPEDLKRIEDDKRTVPCVGWGYDVHKYGQGRPMVLGGVPIPGGPEVIAHSDGDVLLHALADAILGLFGGGDIGHHFPDTSAACENMSSGIIVKEVLVKAEEAGVEIVHADLTIIAQIPKLSPHRDLIRKNVASLLGLDKAQVNVKATTEEKLGFTGEKKGIKAVAAVTGLKKI, encoded by the coding sequence ATGAGTAAATCCGGTGAAGTTTGGGCTATCCTGCTGGCAGCAGGCAGCGGCACCCGTCTGGCAGAGGCCGTTGGCGGGGTCAAAAAACAATTCCTTGAGTGGAAAGGCTTTCCGCTCTTCTGGCATTCCGCCGTTACTTTTTCCCTGACTCCTGCTGTTTCCGGCATTGTCTTCGTCTTTCCGCCCGATCAGGTGGAGGAGATGAAAGAAGTTGTTGCCGGTCTGGACGGTGCAGATTCACTGGGTATGCGTTTTAAGATTACCGCCGGGGGAAAACGCAGACAGGATTCCGTATTCAATGGCTTGAATGAACTTCCTTCCGGGTGTACCCATGTGCTGGTTCATGATTCAGCGCGTCCTTTTGCTTCAGTAAAAATGGTCAGCGGAATTATTGACCGGCTGCAATCCGGTGAAGATGCGGTTATCCCCGCAATTGAGGTGACTGACACCATCAAGGAAGTTGTTGACGGTGTTGTGGAAAAAACCCTGATGCGTTCCCGCCTGAAAGCGGTGCAGACGCCGCAGGGCTTTGACCTGGCCACCCTTTACGCTGCTCACAAACAGGCGGAAGAAGAAGGATGGGACGTTACGGATGACGCATCCATGGTGGAAATGGCAGGAAAGGACGTTTATATTTGCGAGGGAGAGGAAGGTAACCTGAAGATGACCAACCCGGAAGATTTAAAACGTATCGAAGACGATAAGCGTACCGTTCCATGCGTGGGCTGGGGCTACGATGTCCATAAATACGGTCAAGGGCGGCCAATGGTGCTGGGCGGTGTTCCCATTCCCGGAGGTCCTGAAGTCATAGCCCATTCTGATGGCGATGTACTGCTGCATGCTTTGGCTGATGCCATTCTGGGGCTTTTCGGCGGTGGCGACATAGGGCATCACTTTCCGGATACTTCAGCGGCCTGCGAAAATATGTCCAGCGGGATTATTGTTAAAGAGGTTCTGGTTAAAGCTGAAGAAGCGGGCGTGGAGATTGTCCATGCTGACCTGACCATTATAGCCCAGATTCCAAAGCTTTCTCCGCACCGGGATTTGATCCGTAAAAATGTGGCTTCGCTACTGGGGCTCGATAAAGCACAGGTCAATGTAAAGGCTACCACGGAAGAAAAACTCGGGTTTACCGGTGAGAAAAAGGGCATCAAGGCTGTAGCCGCGGTGACCGGTCTGAAAAAGATATAA
- the cysS gene encoding cysteine--tRNA ligase: MRLYNTLKRKKEEFAPLNGNKVNMYACGITAYDLCHIGHARSSVVFDILVRYLRYKGYDVTFVRNFTDVDDKIINRANETGVSPTELAEKFIGEFYVDMDKLNILRADIEPKCTEHIPEMIELTSSLIEKDHAYATPSGDVYFKVRSFDDYGKLSGRNIEDLQSGARIQPGEEKKDPLDFALWKAAKPGEPSWESPWGQGRPGWHLECSAMSEKYFELPFDIHGGGQDLSFPHHENEIAQSEASTGKEMARFWVHNGFVQINSEKMSKSLGNFFTIRDIIEKFMPETLRYFLLTMHYRSPLDFSFEALEEAEKGIRRVYSALEQTREALNKSKWSKAALPEEVMAEIEEAEKGWADAMEDDMNTAGALGYVFTLIRLAGRIGEEKAWRKSEGGRDAWLRILEDMKKWGEVMGIFTREPKEFLEELKLCMLERKGIDVAKVEELVAARQDARKNKDFSRSDEIRDELIELGIEVKDTPQGAVWSVI, from the coding sequence ATGCGCCTTTACAATACACTCAAACGGAAAAAAGAAGAGTTTGCACCTCTGAACGGAAATAAGGTTAATATGTACGCCTGTGGTATCACGGCCTACGACCTTTGCCATATCGGCCATGCCCGTTCTTCCGTCGTCTTTGATATTCTGGTCCGTTACCTGCGCTACAAAGGTTACGATGTGACATTTGTACGTAACTTTACCGATGTTGATGACAAGATCATCAACCGGGCGAACGAAACCGGTGTATCCCCCACTGAACTTGCCGAAAAATTTATCGGTGAATTTTATGTGGATATGGATAAACTGAATATCCTGCGTGCGGACATTGAGCCCAAGTGTACCGAGCATATTCCGGAAATGATCGAGCTGACCAGCAGCTTGATAGAGAAGGACCATGCTTACGCCACACCATCTGGAGATGTGTATTTCAAAGTTCGCTCTTTTGATGATTATGGAAAACTCTCCGGTCGCAATATCGAAGACCTGCAATCCGGGGCGCGCATTCAGCCCGGTGAGGAAAAGAAAGATCCCCTTGATTTCGCATTATGGAAAGCCGCCAAGCCCGGTGAACCTTCATGGGAAAGCCCGTGGGGACAGGGTCGTCCGGGCTGGCATCTTGAATGTTCGGCCATGAGTGAAAAATATTTTGAACTTCCTTTTGATATTCATGGCGGTGGTCAGGATCTTAGCTTTCCTCATCATGAAAATGAAATCGCCCAGAGCGAAGCTTCAACAGGAAAGGAAATGGCCCGTTTCTGGGTTCACAACGGTTTTGTGCAGATCAATTCCGAAAAAATGTCCAAGTCACTTGGTAACTTTTTCACCATTCGGGATATCATAGAAAAGTTTATGCCCGAAACTCTGCGCTATTTTCTGCTGACCATGCATTATCGCAGTCCCCTTGATTTCTCTTTTGAAGCTTTGGAAGAAGCGGAGAAGGGCATCCGCCGCGTTTATTCCGCACTGGAACAGACCCGCGAAGCTCTCAATAAATCCAAATGGTCCAAAGCCGCACTGCCCGAAGAAGTTATGGCGGAGATCGAAGAGGCTGAGAAAGGCTGGGCCGATGCAATGGAAGATGATATGAATACCGCCGGTGCGCTTGGTTATGTTTTTACCCTTATCCGTCTGGCCGGACGAATCGGTGAGGAAAAAGCATGGCGTAAATCTGAAGGCGGCCGTGACGCATGGCTCCGTATCCTTGAGGATATGAAGAAATGGGGTGAAGTGATGGGTATTTTTACCCGCGAACCTAAAGAATTTCTTGAAGAGCTAAAACTCTGCATGCTTGAGCGCAAGGGAATTGATGTCGCAAAAGTTGAAGAGCTTGTCGCTGCCCGTCAGGATGCCCGTAAAAATAAAGATTTTTCCCGTTCCGATGAGATCAGGGATGAGCTGATAGAGCTTGGAATTGAAGTTAAGGACACTCCACAGGGAGCTGTCTGGTCAGTTATTTAG
- a CDS encoding ATP-binding protein, which translates to MRIGLKAKSYLIVFMICLLVLLGSGLLVFKLNKNVLSKVDKILIKENLNRADFAIQKEIDSLQGSSRDWAWWDASCEFVNNLNENYANSNFTPDPLINLDLDILLFCDSKGKFFYSHSADGTEDVEMCFFKEGCAGYELISKCGLEGLSGLIRINHRLMQISIQKIMKHEFDGPPCGTLVMGRYFGDRQLNKLGAALHMNLSFRELNGFPQKNIFFTAPKEGSPDIEGFMLLKDILGNPLAYLSLSAKRDAYGLGGSLFNVFILFMCGSLLLLGIAAIFVLNRYFVARVKLLQAQLRGEYFSGPEKRKISLSGTDELSDLSVSVNNILVMLQEERMKAETANRIKTEFLANMSHEIRTPMHSILGMVELLQGTKLNDEQREFLNIAGTAGENLLEIINDVLEISKIEAGYLEIENHVFLLHEMVERVVRVFAAEAARKDVQVLCHIDEGVPDKVLGDATRLRQVLNNLISNGIKFTSRGIITVSLTFDDGIINFMVKDEGIGIAQEKLDYIFDSFTQADSSTSRKYGGTGLGLPISRKLVEMMGGKIDVSSTEGEGTTFHFYVNLKPV; encoded by the coding sequence ATGCGAATCGGGTTAAAAGCTAAAAGCTATCTCATTGTTTTTATGATCTGTCTGTTGGTTCTTCTCGGCAGTGGTCTGCTGGTTTTTAAGCTTAATAAAAATGTTCTATCAAAAGTGGATAAAATCCTTATTAAGGAAAACCTGAATCGTGCTGATTTCGCCATACAGAAAGAAATAGATTCATTGCAAGGAAGTTCCCGTGACTGGGCATGGTGGGACGCTTCCTGTGAATTTGTAAATAATTTAAATGAAAATTATGCCAATTCCAACTTTACGCCTGATCCGCTTATAAACCTTGATCTCGATATTCTGCTGTTTTGTGACAGCAAAGGAAAATTCTTTTATTCCCATTCTGCCGACGGCACTGAAGATGTTGAAATGTGTTTTTTTAAAGAGGGCTGCGCTGGGTATGAACTCATCAGTAAATGCGGCCTTGAAGGGTTGAGCGGTCTGATCAGGATTAATCACAGGCTGATGCAGATTTCCATTCAAAAAATCATGAAACACGAATTTGACGGCCCCCCTTGCGGCACACTGGTCATGGGCCGTTATTTCGGAGACAGGCAACTGAATAAGCTGGGTGCAGCCCTGCATATGAATCTTTCCTTCCGCGAATTAAACGGTTTCCCTCAGAAAAATATTTTTTTTACTGCTCCCAAAGAGGGAAGTCCGGACATCGAAGGTTTTATGCTTTTGAAGGATATCCTCGGTAATCCACTGGCCTACCTGTCTTTGTCCGCTAAGCGGGATGCTTATGGACTCGGCGGTTCACTCTTTAATGTGTTCATCCTTTTTATGTGCGGTTCGTTGCTGCTTCTCGGAATAGCGGCCATTTTTGTGCTTAATCGCTATTTTGTCGCGCGTGTGAAATTATTGCAGGCCCAGTTGCGGGGTGAATATTTTTCAGGACCGGAAAAAAGAAAAATCAGTTTAAGCGGCACGGATGAACTCAGTGATCTCTCTGTTTCCGTAAATAATATTCTGGTTATGTTGCAGGAAGAAAGGATGAAGGCTGAAACTGCCAACCGGATCAAGACTGAATTCCTTGCCAATATGAGCCATGAAATCCGCACGCCAATGCATTCAATTCTGGGTATGGTTGAATTGCTGCAAGGAACAAAACTTAATGATGAACAACGCGAATTTTTGAACATTGCCGGAACTGCCGGGGAAAATCTTCTTGAAATCATCAATGATGTTCTTGAAATATCCAAGATAGAGGCCGGCTATCTGGAAATTGAGAATCATGTGTTCCTGCTGCATGAAATGGTGGAACGAGTTGTCAGGGTCTTTGCGGCCGAAGCCGCTCGCAAAGACGTGCAGGTGCTCTGTCATATAGATGAAGGCGTTCCCGATAAAGTCCTAGGCGATGCAACCAGACTTCGGCAGGTGCTCAATAACCTGATCAGTAACGGTATTAAATTCACCAGCAGGGGAATAATCACCGTATCACTTACCTTTGATGACGGGATAATCAATTTTATGGTCAAAGATGAAGGAATAGGGATTGCGCAGGAAAAGCTTGATTATATTTTTGATAGTTTCACGCAGGCGGATTCTTCCACATCAAGAAAATATGGTGGAACCGGATTGGGATTACCTATTTCCCGCAAACTAGTTGAAATGATGGGTGGTAAAATTGATGTCTCCAGCACCGAGGGAGAAGGTACTACCTTCCATTTTTATGTAAACCTGAAGCCTGTTTAA
- a CDS encoding zinc ribbon domain-containing protein — MPIYEYKCNVCGHEFEELVLSSCAESPVCPECKSPETEKQLSSFSSGASFEDPMPSIPPSGGCGSSGFS, encoded by the coding sequence ATGCCGATTTATGAATACAAATGTAATGTGTGCGGGCATGAATTCGAGGAACTGGTCCTTTCATCCTGCGCCGAGAGCCCGGTTTGTCCTGAATGCAAAAGCCCGGAAACCGAGAAGCAGCTCTCCTCGTTCAGTTCAGGAGCTTCTTTTGAGGACCCGATGCCTTCCATTCCTCCGTCAGGAGGATGTGGCAGTTCAGGATTCAGCTGA